GCGATGTCGATCTCGACCAGGGTCGCCGTCGCCGCGATGCCCGCGGCCAGGGCGCGTGCGGCGCGCTCGAAGGAGGCCACGGCCACCGGGTCGCCCGCGCGCGCGGCGGCGGCCACGGCGGCGGCCGTGGTGTCGCCGTCGGGCCCCGGCCGCCAGCCGTTCTCCACCGCCCGGCGGGCGATGTTCGGACCGCTGGCGATCCGCTCCACGCAGCCGCGCGAACCGCACGGACACAGGTCGCCGTCCAGGTCGACGCTGATGTGGCCGATGTGCCCCGCGTTGCCCGTGGGCCCCGGGTGCAGCCGGCCGCCGAGGACCAGACCGCCGCCCACGCCCGTGGAGACCACCATGCACAGCGCGTTGTCGTGGCCGCGGGCCGCGCCCTGCCAGTGCTCGGCCGCCGTGATGGCCACACCGTCGCCGATCAGCTGTACGGGCAGCCCCCCGGCCGCGGCCCGTGCGCGCTCCACCAGCGGGTAGCCGCGCCAGCCCGGCACGTTGACCGGGCTGACCGTACCGGCGGAGGCGTCCACCGGGCCCGCGCTGCCGATGCCCAGCGCGGTGGCCCGGCCCCACAGCGCGGACGCGCTCAGCTCGCCGAGCACGTCCTCCACGGCCCGCATGACGGTCTCACCGTCCTCCTTCGCGGGCGTGGCGCGCTGTGCGCGCACCAGGATGCTGCCGTGGCCGTCCACCAGCGCTCCGGCGATCTTGGTGCCGCCGATGTCGAGCGCGGCCACGAGGTCGGTGTGCATCAGTGTCAGATCTCCCCGTCAACCATGTAAGGACTAAGTGGTGAGCGCAGCCCGGCCTCGCGGCGGGAGCGCTGACCGAGTATGCGATGGACAGTCTCTCGTGCGTATGACAACGTTGTCCAGGCTCTATGCTCGACGCCACATCCTCATACGCACCCAGGGACCCGCGCAGAGCCCCTGCGGACGACAAGGAACAGGACGCCGCATCGTGCCAGAGACCGCCCGCCGAGAAGACCGCCCCGCCGACCGCGCTCCGGACCGCGCGTCCGGGACACGGTACGGCAACCGTCCGACCATGAAGGACGTGGCGGCGCGGGCCGGCGTGGGCCTCAAGACCGTCTCCCGCGTGGTGAACGGCGAGCCCGGTGTCACCGCCGACACCGAGCGGCGGGTGCAGGAGGCCATCGAGGCGCTCGGCTTCCGCCGCAACGACAGCGCGCGGGTGCTGCGCAAGGGGCGCACGGCGAGCATCGGACTCGTCCTGGAGGACCTCGCCGACCCGTTCTACGGTCCGCTCAGCCGCGCGGTGGAGGAAGTGGCCCGCGCACACGGCGCCCTGCTCATCAACGGCTCCAGCGCGGAGGACCCGGACCGCGAGCAGGAGCTGGCGCTGGCGCTGTGCGCGCGGCGGGTGGACGGGCTGGTCATCATCCCGGCCGGCGACGACCACCGGTATCTGGAACCGGAGATCAAGGCGGGCGTCGCCACCGTGTTCGTGGACCGTCCGGCCGGCCGGATCGACGCCGACGTGGTCCTCTCGGACAACTTCGGCGGTGCCCGCGACGGCGTCGCGCACCTGATCGCCCACGGGCACCGCAGGATCGGCTTCATCGGCGACATGCCGCGCATCCACACGGCGATCGAGCGGCTGCGCGGCTACCGGGCGGCGATGGAGGACGCGGGGATAGCCGTGGAGGACTCCTGGATGTCGCTGGGCGTCACCGACCCGGAGCGGGTGCGGCGGGCCGCCGAGGAGATGCTGTCGGGTCCGGACCCGGTCACCGCGGTCTTCACCGGCAACAACCGGGTGACGGTCACCGTGATCCGGGTCCTGGCCGGACTGCCCCGGCCGGTCGCCCTGGTCGGCTTC
The sequence above is drawn from the Streptomyces sp. SAT1 genome and encodes:
- a CDS encoding LacI family DNA-binding transcriptional regulator, whose translation is MPETARREDRPADRAPDRASGTRYGNRPTMKDVAARAGVGLKTVSRVVNGEPGVTADTERRVQEAIEALGFRRNDSARVLRKGRTASIGLVLEDLADPFYGPLSRAVEEVARAHGALLINGSSAEDPDREQELALALCARRVDGLVIIPAGDDHRYLEPEIKAGVATVFVDRPAGRIDADVVLSDNFGGARDGVAHLIAHGHRRIGFIGDMPRIHTAIERLRGYRAAMEDAGIAVEDSWMSLGVTDPERVRRAAEEMLSGPDPVTAVFTGNNRVTVTVIRVLAGLPRPVALVGFDDLELADLLQPGVTVVAQDAAALGRTAAERLFRQLDGTHLSPERIELPTRLVQRGSGEVPPPA
- a CDS encoding ROK family protein; this translates as MHTDLVAALDIGGTKIAGALVDGHGSILVRAQRATPAKEDGETVMRAVEDVLGELSASALWGRATALGIGSAGPVDASAGTVSPVNVPGWRGYPLVERARAAAGGLPVQLIGDGVAITAAEHWQGAARGHDNALCMVVSTGVGGGLVLGGRLHPGPTGNAGHIGHISVDLDGDLCPCGSRGCVERIASGPNIARRAVENGWRPGPDGDTTAAAVAAAARAGDPVAVASFERAARALAAGIAATATLVEIDIAVVGGGVGKAGEVLFGPLRKALTDYATLSFVRQLTVVPAQMGTDAGLVGAAAAALTARTDPAGAGV